The following nucleotide sequence is from Pseudonocardia abyssalis.
CGAGCGGCTCGCGGTCATCGGTGCGCGGCTGCCGGTGCAGGAGTGGCCGGAGCGGTCGTTGCGGATCACCGCCGTCGACGCCCACGACGGCGCGTTCCGGGTGCTCGACCGCACCTCGGGGGTACCGCTCGTGGAGGCCGTCGCGTCGAGCTGCGCCGTGCCGGGCGTCTACCCGCCCGTGACGACCGGCGGCACCCGGTACGTCGACGGCGGCGTCCGCTCACCCGTCAACGCCGATCTCGCCGAGGGCGCGGAGCGGGTCGTCGTGCTCGCGCCGATCGTCCGCGGGATCGGCCCACAGGTGGCGGTCGCGCCGCAGGTCGAGGCGCTGCGGGCGGCCGGGTCGCGGGTCGTGCTGGTGGCCCCCGACGCAGCGTCCGTCGCCGCGATCGGGCGCAACGTGCTCGACCCCGCCCGGCGTGCCGGCTCGGCGCGCGCCGGCCGGGCCCAGGCCGCGGACGTGACGGACGCCATCGTGGCGGTCTGGGGGCACTCATAACGGGTAACCGCCCGACATGGCTCAGGTACCGAACATTCGTCTGAACAGCGGCGTAGAGATCCCCCAGTTCGGATTCGGCGTCTTCCAGATCGACCCCGACGGCGTCGGCCCGGCACTGGGCGCGGCGTTCGAGGCGGGCTACCGGCACGTCGACACCGCGCAGATGTACCGCAACGAGACCGAGGTCGGGAAGGCCATCGCCGCCTCCGGTCTGCGTCGCGACGAGGTCTTCGTGACCACCAAGCTCGACAACGACCGGCACGGTCACGACGAGGCCGTCACCGCGCTCGGCGAGAGCCTCGACCGGCTCGGCCTCGACCACGTCGACCTCTTCCTGATCCACTGGCCGCGGCCGTCCGAGGACCGCTACGTCGAGACCTGGAAGGGCTTCGAGCAGCTCGCCGCCGACGGCCGGGCGCGCGCGATCGGCGTCTCCAACTTCCAGGTCCCGCACCTGGAACGCCTCGCCGCCGAGACCGGCACCGTCCCCGCGGTGAACCAGATCGAGCTGCACCCGCACCTCCCGCAGGAGGAGTTGCGCGCCTACCACCGCGAGCACGGCATCGCGACCGAGGCGTGGAGCCCGATCGGCCAGGGCGGCGACCTGCTGAGCAACGAGCGCCTCGTCGGGCTCGCCGAGAAGTACGGCAAGACCCCCGCGCAGATCGTGCTGCGCTGGCACATCGAGCTCGGCAACATCGTGTTCCCGAAGTCGGTCACCCCGTCGCGGATCAGCGAGAACATCGACGTCTTCGACATCGAGCTCGCGCCTGTGGACATGGCGACGATCGGTGAGCTGGACACCGGTGAGCGGATGGGCCCGAACCCCGACGACTTCGGCTGATCCGGCGCCCCGCACTGCGGGATCCGTGGTCCGCGCCTACTGTCGACGCCCATGTTGGCAATCACCGATATCGCGGCCGAAGCCATCAAGTCGCTGACCACCGATGCGGAGCTGCCCGACGGCGGCGGACTGCGCATCGCCGCTCCGAGTCCGGACCAGGGTCTCGAGCTGTCCCTCGCGGGGCAGCCCGGTGCCGACGACGTCGTGCTGTCGGGGGACGGCGTCGCGGTGTTCCTGGAACCGGTCGCGGCGCAGGTCCTCGACGACAAGGTGCTCGACGTGCAGCCCGTCCAGGGTGTCGACGGCGAGCAGGAACTGCGGTTCGCCATCGGGCCGCAGGCGGATCTGCGGCAGGACCAGCCGGACGACTGACGGCATCGGCACTCCGTCGGGCCCCGCACCTCCGGGTGTGGGGCCCGACGCGTGTCAGCGTCGGCGGGCGGCGAACCAGCGGTTGGCACCCGGCAGGTACATCTGCACCGCGGCGACCACGCCCAGTGCCGCGGCGACGACGAACAGCGCCACCACCGCGGGCGGCACCACACCGACCGCCAGCACGATCTCCACGACCGTCACGGCGAGCAGCAGGAGCAGCACGAACCGCGCCCCGCCCCGCCCCGCCCGCATCGCGGTGGCGGCGATGCCGGTGAGCACGCCGAGCAGGAACGCGCCCCCGACGAGCACGGCGGCCGCCGCGGCGACGGCCCGGTCGCGCGTCACGGCCGTCTCGTTCGAGAAGTCCCGGTCGACGACGGTGCGCACCGCGGCCTGCACCCCGTCGAGGTCCAGCAGCATCACGAGTGCGGCGGCGAGCCCGAGCAGGGCGGCGACCGACCACAGGGCGAACGAGACGTCGACGGAGCGGGCCCGGCGGGCCACCGCCTCCGACGGCCGCTGCCGGAACTCGAAGCGGGGCCGGCCGGGTGGCTGAGGATCGTGCGGCGTCACGTCGTCACCGTACCCATCGGCCCGTGCACCGAAAGTGACGCCGAGGGTGCGTCTCACGGCGCGGCCGGCGCGGCCGACACCGTGGACGGACCTGCGGCGACCGCCTCGGTCCCGCCGGTCGGGGTGCCGGGGGCGGTCGTGCCCCCGCCCGACGCGCCGCCCCCGCCCGACGCGCCGCCCTCGGTCCCGCCGCCCTCGGTCCCGCCGCCCTCGGTCCCGCCGCCCTCGGCTCCACCGCCGGTGCCCGGGTCCGCGGTGTCGCCGCTCGTCGAGCCGCCACCGGTGTCCCCACCAGTGCCGCCACCGGTGTCCCCACCCGTGCTGCCGCCGGTGTCTCCGCCGGTCGATCCGTCACCGGTCTCACCGCCGGTCGACCCGCCACCGGTGTCGCCGCCGTCCGTGCTGCCGCCGCCCGTCGACCCACCGGGGTCGGTCGTGGTGCCCTCGGTACCTGTCGGCCCGGGGACCGCAACCGCCGGAGCGGCGGGAACGGGGGCAGCTGGGGCAGCGGGAACAGGGGCCGCCGGCGCGGCGGGAACGGGGGCCGCGCGCGTCGGGACGGTCCGCGACGCCCCGACCGCACCGGTCGGCGTGACCCGCGCGACCGGCCGGACCGCCGCCGCGACGGCCTCGGGCCGGCGCGGGCCGGCGACCGTGGTCTCGGCGGGCGCCGCACCGGTCCACGGGTCGATCGCGGGGGCGTCGGCGAGCACGGTCTCGGCCTGCGCCACCCCGTCACCGACGGCGACGGCGTCCCCGAACACCGCAGCCGGCAGCGGGACCACACCGGTGGCGAGCGTCGCGGACAGCCCGAACGTGGCGATCACCGCGATCGACGCGGCGACCACCAGGGTGCCGCCGCGGCGACGGCGCGGGGCGTCCTCGTCGGGCGGGGCGTCGAATGCGACGGCGGGCACGACCGGGAGCACGTCCGGCACCTCGTCGACGGGCGCGACGGGCGCGACGGGCGTCACCAGTGACCGCGCGGTCAGCGCCGCCCCGGCCGCGACGACCGCCTTCGGGTCGGCGTCGACCGAGATCGACCGGCCGAGCTCGGCCGAGACCAGCTGCGACACCAGCGGGATCCGCGACGACCCGCCGACGAGCAGGACGGCGTCGAGGTCGGCGGGGGTGAGCCCGGCGGAGTCGACGGCCCGGCGCAGCGCCTCGACGGTCTCGCCCACCGACGGGCGGATCATGTCCTCGAACTCGGCGCGGCCCAGCCGGACCTGCGTGTGGGTGCCCGGAAGCATCACCGGGACCATGACCTCGGTGTCGGCGGAGAGCGCCTCCTTCGCCGCGGTGCACTCCCGCCGGAGCCCGGCGACGGCGGCCTGCACGCTGGCGTCGGCGGCGTCCAGCTCGCCCCACGCCGTACCGAGGGCGGTGCGGACGTGGCCGAGGATCGCGTCGTCGAAGTCGACGCCGCCGAGCCGCTCGATGCCGGTGGGGCGCCCGAGCAGCACGAACCCGCCGTCGGGGAGCTTGCGCACGACGGCGGCGTCGAACGTGCCGCCGCCCAGGTCGTAGACGCCGACGATCCCGCCGGGCTCGATGCGCTCGGTGCTGGCGTAGCCGACGGCCGCGGCCTGCGGCTCGGTGAGGAAGACGGCGTGGCCGAGGCCGTGGTCGGCGAGTGCGGCGGCGAACGTCGCGCGCTTGTGGTCGCCCCACTCGACGGGGTGCGTGACGGCGATCGACGCGGCCGGGCCGCCCTCGCGGCTCTCCGCCTCCCCGACGACCCAGGCCACGAACCGGGCGCACAGGTCGGCGGCGGTCATCGGCTCGCCGCCGAC
It contains:
- a CDS encoding aldo/keto reductase — encoded protein: MAQVPNIRLNSGVEIPQFGFGVFQIDPDGVGPALGAAFEAGYRHVDTAQMYRNETEVGKAIAASGLRRDEVFVTTKLDNDRHGHDEAVTALGESLDRLGLDHVDLFLIHWPRPSEDRYVETWKGFEQLAADGRARAIGVSNFQVPHLERLAAETGTVPAVNQIELHPHLPQEELRAYHREHGIATEAWSPIGQGGDLLSNERLVGLAEKYGKTPAQIVLRWHIELGNIVFPKSVTPSRISENIDVFDIELAPVDMATIGELDTGERMGPNPDDFG
- a CDS encoding adhesin, with the translated sequence MLAITDIAAEAIKSLTTDAELPDGGGLRIAAPSPDQGLELSLAGQPGADDVVLSGDGVAVFLEPVAAQVLDDKVLDVQPVQGVDGEQELRFAIGPQADLRQDQPDD
- a CDS encoding Hsp70 family protein; the protein is MAYQLGIDLGTTWTAAAVCRDGQERPELLHLGGASSAVATVVFRATDGTLVHGEAAQRRALTEPRRVAREFKRRIGDDTPMVVGGEPMTAADLCARFVAWVVGEAESREGGPAASIAVTHPVEWGDHKRATFAAALADHGLGHAVFLTEPQAAAVGYASTERIEPGGIVGVYDLGGGTFDAAVVRKLPDGGFVLLGRPTGIERLGGVDFDDAILGHVRTALGTAWGELDAADASVQAAVAGLRRECTAAKEALSADTEVMVPVMLPGTHTQVRLGRAEFEDMIRPSVGETVEALRRAVDSAGLTPADLDAVLLVGGSSRIPLVSQLVSAELGRSISVDADPKAVVAAGAALTARSLVTPVAPVAPVDEVPDVLPVVPAVAFDAPPDEDAPRRRRGGTLVVAASIAVIATFGLSATLATGVVPLPAAVFGDAVAVGDGVAQAETVLADAPAIDPWTGAAPAETTVAGPRRPEAVAAAVRPVARVTPTGAVGASRTVPTRAAPVPAAPAAPVPAAPAAPVPAAPAVAVPGPTGTEGTTTDPGGSTGGGSTDGGDTGGGSTGGETGDGSTGGDTGGSTGGDTGGGTGGDTGGGSTSGDTADPGTGGGAEGGGTEGGGTEGGGTEGGASGGGGASGGGTTAPGTPTGGTEAVAAGPSTVSAAPAAP
- a CDS encoding patatin-like phospholipase family protein, yielding MTGRTLVLGGGGITGIAWMLGLVAGLAERGVDLRAADDVVGTSAGSVVATQLATGVDIEERYAAQLVDPAGEVAVSLGVGTMLRLGLALIGPRDPQRVRARIGRLASRTVTMPETERLAVIGARLPVQEWPERSLRITAVDAHDGAFRVLDRTSGVPLVEAVASSCAVPGVYPPVTTGGTRYVDGGVRSPVNADLAEGAERVVVLAPIVRGIGPQVAVAPQVEALRAAGSRVVLVAPDAASVAAIGRNVLDPARRAGSARAGRAQAADVTDAIVAVWGHS